TGCCGCTCGCGCAGCTGGGTGGATTCATCGTCGCCCCACACCTTGTTGACGATCCGCCCGCGCTTCACCGCCGGACGCGCGGCGATTTCCTTCACCCAGCGCCCCACGTGTTCGTATTCGTCGATCGACAGGAAGCGTTTCGCATCGTTGTAGATTCCGCCGAACACGAACGGTGCGAGCCATGGGAAATTGGCGATATCGGCGATGGTGTACTCGTCGCCGGCGAGGAACCGGCTGTCCGCCAGCCGCTTGTCGGCCACGTCGAAGATCCGCTTGGTCTCCATCGCGTAGCGATTGATCGGGTATTCGTATTTCTCCGGCGCGTAGGCGTAGAAATGGCCGAAGCCGCCGCCGATGAAAGGGCCGGTGCCGACCTGCCAGAACACCCAGCTGAGCACCTCGGCGCGCGCGGCCGGATCGGTCGGCAGGAACTCGCCGAACTTTTCCGCCAGGTGGACCAGGATAGCGCCGCTCTCGAACACGCGGAACGGCCGGTCTCCGCTGTTGTCGAGCAGCGCGGGAATCTTCGAATTCGGATTGATGTTCACGAAGCCGCTGGTGAACTGTTCACCTTCGCCGATATTGACCGTGTAGGCATCGTATTCCGCGCCCGCGTGCCCTTTTTCGAGCAGCTCCTCGAGCATCACCGTCACCTTCACCCCGTTGGGCGTGGCGAGCGAATAGAGCTGGAACGGATGCTCGCCCTGCGGCAGCGCCTTGTCCTCGCGCGCGCCCGAGGTGGGGCGATTGATATTGGCGAAACGCCCGCCGGATTCGGTGTCGGAGCTCCAGACTTCGGGCGGGGTGTAGGTGGGATCGGCCATTCGGCTCTGCTCCTTGTTATGAAGGATGGTTGTCGTTCTGACCCGCTTTCGAGGTGGGCTATCGCAACGCCGAAGGCAAGGCGGAACCGGGCCGGTGGCTGGCGCATTTCCTTGACGATGGAAAAGCTTATCTATGTCGATGACGGGTTGCCGGGCATCACGCGCAAGGGCGCGGGGACGGGATTTGCCTATTACACGCCCGACGGCGACCTGATCCGGTCGCGCAAGGAGCGGGCTCGGTTGAACGCGATCGCGCTTCCACCGGCCTATCGCGATGCTTGGTTCTGTCCCATGGCCAACGGTCATATCCTTGCCACCGGCTATGACGACAAGGCGCGCAAGCAATATCGCTATCACCCCGATTTCCGGACTTTGCGCGAAGGCGAAAAGTTCGATCGGGCGCGCGAATTCGGCGAAAGGCTGCCCGCAATGCGCCGCCGCGTCGAACGCGACATCAAGGGCGACGAGGCGACGCGAAGCCGGGTCCTCGCAGCGGTTGTGCGGCTGCTCGACATGGGGTTCGTGCGGATCGGCAACGAGGTCTACAAGAAGACCAACAACTCCTTCGGTGCTTCCACCCTCAAGGATCGGCACGCGACCATATCGGGCAGTTCGGTCGAACTGCGCTTCGTCGGCAAGGGCGGGAAAGAGCGCCGCGTCGCCTTGCAGGACGAGGAGCTTGCCCGCGCGGTCGAGGATGCGCGCGATGTGCCCGGAGATCACCTGTTCCAGTATCACGACGCGGACGGCGAGCGGCAGTCGATCGGCAGCGCCGACGTCAACGACTACATCCGCGAAACCATGGATGAACAATTTTCGGCCAAGGGCTTTCGCACCTGGCATGCCAGCGTGCTCGCCTTCTCGATGCTGGCCGAGGCGCGCGAGCGCCCGACCATTTCCGCTGTGCTCGAAGAGGTTTCCGACAAGCTTGGCAACACACCGACGGTGGCGCGCAACAGCTATATTCACCCGGCCGTGATTGACATCCTTTCACGCGACAACGGCTGGGAAGAGTGGCGCGAGAAGCAGGAACTGCCGCGCGCGACGCGATACCTCACCCGGCACGAGCGCGGCCTGCTGGCGCTGCTGGACGAGGCCCCGCAGGCGGCGGAACTGCTTGCCGCCTAGGAAGTCGGCGCGATTGCGGCTAGAGGCCCCTGAAGTAGCGCATTTCCGGGAGCTTGCCATAGCATGGGTGACACCGCACACCGCTTTTACGACATGCACGCGCATGGCTTCGTGCGCGTGGCGACCGCTACCCCGCGTTCGCGCACGGCGGATGTGGCCGCAAACACCGCCGGGGTGATCGCCGAGGCGAAGCGCGCGCACGCGGCGAACGTCGACCTGGTGGTCTATCCCGAACTTTGTCTGTCCTCCTACGCGATCGACGATCTGCATTTGCAGAACGCCCTGCTCGACCGGGTCGAGCGCGCGGTCGGCGAAGTGGTCGCGGCATCGAAGGAGATCGCGCCGGTGCTGGTGATCGGCGCACCGCTGCGCCGCACGGGCAAGCTGTACAATTGCGCGCTGGTGATCGCGGGCGGCGAACTGCTCGGCGTGATCCCCAAGAGCTACCTTCCGAACTATCGCGAATTCTACGAGAAGCGGCACTTCGCACACGGCCGCGACTGCCGGGATCTGTGGATCGGCGTGAACGGCGAGGAAGCGCCGTTCGGCACCGATCTCGTGTTTGCCGCCGCCAACCTTCCCGGCTTCATTTTCGGGGTGGAGATCTGCGAGGATTTCTGGGCGCCCAATCCGCCTGGCACGCTGGCGGCGCTCGCCGGAGCGCAGATCCTGTGCAACCTTTCCGCCTCGCCGATTACCATCGGCCGCGCCGACGACCGCAAGCTCCATTGCCGCAGTTCCTCGGCACGCAGCATTTGCGCCTATGTCTATTCGGCCAGCGGCTACGGCGAGAGCACCACCGACCTGTCGTGGGACGGGCAGGGGGTGATCTACGAGCTCGGAGACCTGCTGGCGGAAAGCGAACGGTTCGACACCGATCCGGAGCTGTGCGTGGTCGATATCGACCTCGATCGGATCGCGGGCGAACGGCTGCGCAACCAGACCTTCTCCGACGCTGCCGAAGCGCACGGGCGGCCCGAAGACACGTATCGCCGGGTGGTGTTCGAGCACGCCTTTACCGAAGGCGATATCGGTCTGCAGCGGCCGACGCGCCGGTTCCCGTTCGTGCCCAACCGCAGTCAGGCGCTCGACGAGGATTGTTACGAGGCGTTCAATATTCAGGTCGATGCGCTGATGCGGCGGATCGAGGCGACCGGAGCGAAATCGCTCGCGATCGGCATTTCGGGTGGGCTCGACAGCACCCACGCGCTGATCGTCGCGGCCAAGGCCTGCGACCGGCTGGGCCTGCCGCGTACCACCATCCGCGGTTACACCATGCCCGGCTTCGCAACCTCGGACCAGACGAAGTCGAACGCCTGGAAGCTGATGGAAGCGATGGAGATCACTGCCGAGGAGATCGACATCAAGCCGGTCGCGCTCAAGATGTTCGAGGATATGGGCCACCCCTTCGCCGATGGCGAGCCGGTGCACGACATCACGTTCGAAAACGTGCAGGCGGGGCTGCGCACCGATTACCTGTTCCGGCTCGCGGGGCAGCATGGCGGGTTCGTGATCGGGACCGGCGACCTCAGCGAACTCGCGCTTGGCTGGTGCACCTATGGCGTGGGCGATCACATGAGCCATTACGGGGTCAACGCCGGGGTGCCGAAGACTCTGATCCAGTACCTGATCCGCTGGTCGATCCAGACCGGGCAGTTCAGCGATGCCTGTTCGCAGGTGCTGGGCGCGATCGTCGATACCGAGATTTCGCCCGAGCTGGTCCCGGCGGGGGCGGACGGCGCGATCCAGTCGACCGAGAGCATCATCGGCCCCTACGAACTCAACGATTTCTTCCTGCACCACACGATCCGCTGGGGCCAGCGCCCGAGCAAGATCGCGTTCCTGGCGTGGCATGCATGGAAGGACGCGGCCGCCGGCCAGTGGCCCGAGGGGTTTCCGGAAGATCGCAAGAACCAGTACGACCTTCCGACCATTGCCGACTGGCTCGAGAAATTCCTCAAGCGCTTCTTCGGTTTCAGCCAGTTCAAGCGCAGCGCGCTGCCCAACGGGCCGAAGGTGAGTTCGGGAGGGGCACTGTCGCCGCGCGGAGACTGGCGTGCCCCGTCCGACGCGGTCGCCGACGTGTGGGTCGAAGAACTGCGCGACAGCCTGCCCGATTGCTGATGCAAGAAAGCCGGGGTGCATCGCTGCACCCCGGCTCTTGCGACCCTCCAGGGGCTCTCCGGTGCTTCGTGACCGATCGGCACGAAACTGCATTTTGAGAGACAACGCCGCGAGCCACGCAAAGGTTCCGGGCACCAGGCAATCCGGCGTCCCCGTCAGGCTGCCAGCTTTTCGATCTCGGATTTCGCTTCGGCGATCTTTTCATCGGCGTTTTCGCCCATGATGCCGTCGGCGGCGATCACCTGCTCGGTCTCGATGCCGAGGAAGCCGAGGAAGAACTTCAGCCACTTGGTCATCAGGTCCGCGTCGCTGCCGACCGGAACGCCGCCGGATGCGACCGCGATATAGGCCTTCTTGCCGGTCAGCAGGCCCTCGGGGCCGTTCTCGGTGTATTTGAAGGTAGTCCCTGCGCGGGCGACGAGATCGGCCCAGCTCTTGACCGTGGCGGGCACGCTGAAATTGTAGATCGGGGTCGAGATCACGATCGTGTCGGCGGCCTGCAACTCGGCGATCAGCGCGTTGCCGATCCTGGCAAGCTCGGCCTGTTCGGGCGTGCGCTCCGACGCGGGAGTGAGGTTTGCCGTGTGCCGCTCGTGGGTCAGATAGGGGATGTCGTTGGTCGACAGATCTCGGCGGGTGACACTGGCACCCGATTGCGCAGCGAGTTTTTCGACCAGCTTGTCGCCGAGATCGCGCGAAACGCTGTCGTCGTCGCGGATGCTGGCGGAGAGGTAGAGGATGTTGGACATGGGAATTCCTTTCTCGATTAGGGGGTTGTGAAAGGAACGACCGGGGCGGGGGATCGGTCCCCGGTCGTTCCGATGTGGGGGCTAAGCGGCGTCGACCAGGACGACTTCGCTGTCTTCGAGCGCGGTGATGGTCACAGCCTCGAGCTGGGTGATGGCGACACCGTCGCGGGCACTCGCCTCCACGTCGTCGATCCGCACCTTGCCGGTTGCGGGGACGAGGTAGAGGTGCCGGTCGGCGCTGCGCGGGGTGTAGGTCACGCTTTCGCCGGCCTTGATCGTTGCGCCGAGCACGCGGGCATCGGTGCGGATGGGCAGCGCATCATTGTCGTTGGCCGAGCCGCTGGCGAGGGGGACGAACTGCCCGGCGCGGTCGCCCTTCGGAAACTGGCGGGCGCCCCAGGTGGGTTCGCCGCCGCGCTGATCGGGGATGATCCAGATTTGGAAGATCTGCGTGTCCTCGTCCTCGCGGTTGTATTCCGAATGCTGCACGCCGCTGCCCGCGCTCATCACTTGCACGTCGCCCGCTTCGGTGCGGCCTTCGTTGCCCATGGAGTCGCGGTGCGTGATCGCGCCTTTGCGGACATAGGTGATGATTTCCATGTCGTTGTGCGGGTGGGTCGGGAAGCCGGTTCCGGCAGCAATCGTGTCGTCGTTCCAGACGCGCAGGCTGCCCCAGTGGACCCGCGCCGGATCGTGGTAGCCCGCAAACGAGAAGTGGTGATGCGCATCGAGCCAGCCGTGATTGGCGCTGCCGAGCGAGTTGAAGGGACGAAGTTCGATCATTGTCTGTCTCCTGTGGGAGCAGGGTTGCTCTGTTGAAGCGGGAGATAAGGGCAATGGTTCGCACGGATAAGTGCGATAAAACTTGCCAAGATGTTCAGATTATCCGAACATACGGGCGTGAAACTCGGCGATCCCAGTCTCGATCAGCTTCGCATCTTCCTCGCCGTGGTCGAGCATGGCAGCTTCGGCGGTGCGGCTCGGGCCATGAACCGCGCGGTCTCGGCGATCAGCTATGGCATCGCGCAGCTGGAGGCGCAGCTCGCGGTGTCCCTGTTCGAGCGCGAAGGGTCGCGCAAACCGGTGCTGACCGAAGCGGGCGAAGGGCTGCTGGCCGAGGCGCGCGGCGTCGCCGACCGGGTCGATGCGCTGCTGGCGAAGACGCGTTCGCTCCATGCCGGGCTGGAGAGCAGCGTCTCGCTCGTGCTCGACGTGATGGTGCCGGGCGAGGTCACGGCCAAGGTGCTGCGGCGGTTCCGGGAGATGTTCCCGACGGTCGCGCTGTCGCTCAATATCGAGGGGCTGGGCGCGGTGGCCGCCTGCCTGCTCGACGAGGATGGCGACCTCGCTATCGGAGGCCCGATCATCGCCGATCACCCAGCGCTCGAGCGGCAGGTGGTGGGGGCGGTCGAGCTGGTGCCGGTGGCCGCTCCCGATCACCCGCTGGCGCAGCCGGGTATCCAGCCGGGCGAAAGCCGCAAGCATTTGCAACTGGTGCTGTCCGACCGCTCCTCGCTCACCGAGGGGCGCGAATTCTCGGTGCTCAGCCCCGAAAGCTGGCGGCTCGGCGATCTCGGCGCAAAGCACGCGCTGCTGAAGGAGGGGCTCGGTTGGGGCAACATGCCGCGCGCGGTGGTGGCGGGCGACCTCGAACGCGGCCGGCTGGTCGAACTAGACCTGCCCGAAAAGCCCGGCGCAGACTACACGCTGAGCGCGCTGTGGCGGCGCGACACGCGGCTCGGCCCCGCGACCAGCTGGCTGATCGATGCGTTTCGCGAGCAGCTGGAGCGGTGTCCGGCCTAGGGACCGAACAGGATCGGCTCGTCGCCCGCTTTCCACGGCGCGAATTTGGGCATGATCGCCCTGAACAGGTCCGAGGCGAGGTGGCGTTCCAGCCATTCCTGCACATGCGGCAATCCCTGCGCGTCGAACCAGTCGCGATCGGTGTTGGCGAACTGGCGGATGAAGGGGAACAGCGCGATATCGGCGAGGGTGGGCGTTTCGCCGCACAGATGTGCGCTTGAGCCGAGACGCGAATCGAGATCGGTCAGGATCGCCAGGCCGGCGTTGCGATGGTCGAGCCGGAAAGTTTCCTCGTCTCCGTGTGCTTCATCGGGGTAGCGGGTCGGATATTTGTAGCGATCGAGGTGGTGCTTGAACGGGCCGTCGTTGCGCGCGATCAGCCCAGGAACTGACGGCGCATCGTCGCCTGCGAGCCAGCCTTTGGGATCGTTGCACTCCAGCGCCCAGTGCATGATCGCGATGCTCTCGTCGATCACGGTGCCATCGTCGAGCACCAGCACCGGCACGGTCGCCTTGGGCGAGGCTTCGGCGAGTTCGGGCGGCTTGTCGGCGAGCTTCACTTCGCGCAGCTCGACCGTGATCCGCGCCACCCACAGCGCCATGCGCGCGCGCATGGCATAGGGGCAGCGGCGGAAGCTGTAGAGGATCGGAGGCCTAGTCATCCTGATCGAGGAACGCCGCCCCGACATGGGCGGTTCCGCGTTTCCGCGCGAGCGCTTCCTGCCGCTGGCGCTCGGCGTAACGGGCGCGCTGCTTCTCGCTGCGCTCGTCGAAACAGGCGGGGCAACTGACGCCTTCCTCGTAGGCGGGCGAGGCCGCATCCGAGCGCGAGACCGGGCGGCGGCAGGCGCGGCACAGCCCGTAGTCGCCGGTTTCGAGGCCGTGGCGCACCGTCACCCGCTCGTCGAACACGAAGCAGTCGCCGTGCCACCGGCTTTCATCCTCGGGCACCTCTTCGAGGTATTTGAGGATGCCGCCCTTGAGGTGGTAGACCTCCTCCAC
The Erythrobacter sp. JK5 DNA segment above includes these coding regions:
- the yghU gene encoding glutathione-dependent disulfide-bond oxidoreductase, with product MADPTYTPPEVWSSDTESGGRFANINRPTSGAREDKALPQGEHPFQLYSLATPNGVKVTVMLEELLEKGHAGAEYDAYTVNIGEGEQFTSGFVNINPNSKIPALLDNSGDRPFRVFESGAILVHLAEKFGEFLPTDPAARAEVLSWVFWQVGTGPFIGGGFGHFYAYAPEKYEYPINRYAMETKRIFDVADKRLADSRFLAGDEYTIADIANFPWLAPFVFGGIYNDAKRFLSIDEYEHVGRWVKEIAARPAVKRGRIVNKVWGDDESTQLRERHSAADFEGKTLE
- a CDS encoding DNA topoisomerase IB; protein product: MEKLIYVDDGLPGITRKGAGTGFAYYTPDGDLIRSRKERARLNAIALPPAYRDAWFCPMANGHILATGYDDKARKQYRYHPDFRTLREGEKFDRAREFGERLPAMRRRVERDIKGDEATRSRVLAAVVRLLDMGFVRIGNEVYKKTNNSFGASTLKDRHATISGSSVELRFVGKGGKERRVALQDEELARAVEDARDVPGDHLFQYHDADGERQSIGSADVNDYIRETMDEQFSAKGFRTWHASVLAFSMLAEARERPTISAVLEEVSDKLGNTPTVARNSYIHPAVIDILSRDNGWEEWREKQELPRATRYLTRHERGLLALLDEAPQAAELLAA
- a CDS encoding NAD(+) synthase, which translates into the protein MGDTAHRFYDMHAHGFVRVATATPRSRTADVAANTAGVIAEAKRAHAANVDLVVYPELCLSSYAIDDLHLQNALLDRVERAVGEVVAASKEIAPVLVIGAPLRRTGKLYNCALVIAGGELLGVIPKSYLPNYREFYEKRHFAHGRDCRDLWIGVNGEEAPFGTDLVFAAANLPGFIFGVEICEDFWAPNPPGTLAALAGAQILCNLSASPITIGRADDRKLHCRSSSARSICAYVYSASGYGESTTDLSWDGQGVIYELGDLLAESERFDTDPELCVVDIDLDRIAGERLRNQTFSDAAEAHGRPEDTYRRVVFEHAFTEGDIGLQRPTRRFPFVPNRSQALDEDCYEAFNIQVDALMRRIEATGAKSLAIGISGGLDSTHALIVAAKACDRLGLPRTTIRGYTMPGFATSDQTKSNAWKLMEAMEITAEEIDIKPVALKMFEDMGHPFADGEPVHDITFENVQAGLRTDYLFRLAGQHGGFVIGTGDLSELALGWCTYGVGDHMSHYGVNAGVPKTLIQYLIRWSIQTGQFSDACSQVLGAIVDTEISPELVPAGADGAIQSTESIIGPYELNDFFLHHTIRWGQRPSKIAFLAWHAWKDAAAGQWPEGFPEDRKNQYDLPTIADWLEKFLKRFFGFSQFKRSALPNGPKVSSGGALSPRGDWRAPSDAVADVWVEELRDSLPDC
- a CDS encoding FMN-dependent NADH-azoreductase, with the protein product MSNILYLSASIRDDDSVSRDLGDKLVEKLAAQSGASVTRRDLSTNDIPYLTHERHTANLTPASERTPEQAELARIGNALIAELQAADTIVISTPIYNFSVPATVKSWADLVARAGTTFKYTENGPEGLLTGKKAYIAVASGGVPVGSDADLMTKWLKFFLGFLGIETEQVIAADGIMGENADEKIAEAKSEIEKLAA
- a CDS encoding pirin family protein — protein: MIELRPFNSLGSANHGWLDAHHHFSFAGYHDPARVHWGSLRVWNDDTIAAGTGFPTHPHNDMEIITYVRKGAITHRDSMGNEGRTEAGDVQVMSAGSGVQHSEYNREDEDTQIFQIWIIPDQRGGEPTWGARQFPKGDRAGQFVPLASGSANDNDALPIRTDARVLGATIKAGESVTYTPRSADRHLYLVPATGKVRIDDVEASARDGVAITQLEAVTITALEDSEVVLVDAA
- a CDS encoding LysR family transcriptional regulator; the encoded protein is MKLGDPSLDQLRIFLAVVEHGSFGGAARAMNRAVSAISYGIAQLEAQLAVSLFEREGSRKPVLTEAGEGLLAEARGVADRVDALLAKTRSLHAGLESSVSLVLDVMVPGEVTAKVLRRFREMFPTVALSLNIEGLGAVAACLLDEDGDLAIGGPIIADHPALERQVVGAVELVPVAAPDHPLAQPGIQPGESRKHLQLVLSDRSSLTEGREFSVLSPESWRLGDLGAKHALLKEGLGWGNMPRAVVAGDLERGRLVELDLPEKPGADYTLSALWRRDTRLGPATSWLIDAFREQLERCPA
- a CDS encoding glutathione S-transferase gives rise to the protein MTRPPILYSFRRCPYAMRARMALWVARITVELREVKLADKPPELAEASPKATVPVLVLDDGTVIDESIAIMHWALECNDPKGWLAGDDAPSVPGLIARNDGPFKHHLDRYKYPTRYPDEAHGDEETFRLDHRNAGLAILTDLDSRLGSSAHLCGETPTLADIALFPFIRQFANTDRDWFDAQGLPHVQEWLERHLASDLFRAIMPKFAPWKAGDEPILFGP